The following coding sequences lie in one Halomonas sp. 'Soap Lake #6' genomic window:
- a CDS encoding branched-chain amino acid aminotransferase: MPTASDTQFESHFEILPSNQPMADEIRDNILENPGFGKHFTDHMAHVRWTADADWHGHQVRPYGPLTLDPAASVLHYGQEIFEGIKAYRHADGSIWTFRPEKNAERFRRSARRLALPELSDEDFIGSLKALLAQDHTWVPTPANDTDECSLYLRPFMIASEAFLGVRPAHEVDYYVIASPAAAYFKGGIEPVSIWLSSHYKRAAPGGTGFAKCGGNYAASLAAQKEAADNGCSQVAFLDATENKWIEELGGMNLFFVYKDGRLVTPRLTDTILEGVTRNSVLTLAKDAGLTPEERPISIDEWREGAASGEITEVFACGTAAVITPVGELVTENERIRLQGDGNNEIAKRIRKTLLDLQYGRSEDKYGWLTRLV, encoded by the coding sequence GTGCCCACAGCTTCAGATACCCAGTTTGAGTCTCATTTTGAAATACTGCCGTCCAACCAGCCGATGGCCGATGAGATCCGCGACAACATCCTAGAGAACCCAGGCTTCGGTAAGCACTTCACCGACCACATGGCGCATGTGCGCTGGACAGCAGATGCTGACTGGCACGGCCACCAAGTGCGCCCCTACGGCCCGCTGACTCTCGACCCTGCAGCTTCCGTTCTGCACTACGGCCAGGAGATTTTTGAGGGCATCAAGGCTTACCGCCATGCCGATGGTTCAATCTGGACATTCCGCCCAGAGAAGAATGCCGAGCGCTTTCGTCGCAGCGCCCGCCGCTTAGCACTGCCGGAGCTGTCGGATGAGGACTTCATCGGCTCGCTGAAGGCGCTGCTGGCACAAGACCACACCTGGGTGCCAACACCTGCCAACGATACCGACGAATGCAGCCTCTATTTGCGTCCGTTTATGATTGCCTCAGAAGCGTTCTTAGGCGTTCGCCCTGCCCACGAAGTCGATTACTATGTGATCGCCTCACCGGCAGCGGCCTACTTCAAAGGCGGCATCGAGCCGGTATCTATCTGGCTCTCTTCCCACTACAAACGCGCGGCCCCTGGCGGCACAGGCTTTGCCAAGTGTGGCGGTAACTACGCAGCTTCGCTAGCAGCCCAAAAAGAAGCCGCAGACAATGGCTGCAGCCAGGTAGCGTTCCTGGACGCTACTGAAAATAAGTGGATTGAAGAGCTAGGCGGTATGAACCTGTTCTTCGTTTATAAAGATGGTCGTTTAGTAACTCCCCGCCTTACCGATACCATTTTGGAAGGCGTTACCCGCAACTCTGTGCTCACCCTGGCCAAAGATGCAGGTTTAACACCAGAAGAGCGTCCCATCAGCATCGATGAATGGCGTGAAGGCGCTGCGTCTGGTGAAATTACTGAAGTGTTCGCTTGCGGCACGGCGGCGGTCATTACCCCGGTCGGCGAACTGGTCACCGAAAACGAGCGCATTCGTTTACAGGGCGATGGCAACAACGAAATTGCCAAGCGCATCCGCAAGACTCTGCTAGACCTCCAGTACGGCCGCAGCGAAGATAAGTACGGCTGGCTCACCCGGTTGGTATAA